A portion of the Zootoca vivipara chromosome 6, rZooViv1.1, whole genome shotgun sequence genome contains these proteins:
- the PABPN1L gene encoding embryonic polyadenylate-binding protein 2, protein MFGLGASPQFPDAESWWHNPPSLATANSPWDATEISAWQKHLEEETKLSPLEGDTKELLEVEDPELEAIKARVREMEKEEEWLQELQAEAKNLIMRSEADLGLPPITPEKMEVDQRSVYVGNVDYGGSAEELESHFNSCGQINRVTILCDKFSGHPKGYAYIEFADKSSVKAAVELGESTFRGRIIKVLPKRTNMPGISSTDRGGSRGGFHGRGALPRRSNFCGGQRLRPRGRVYRGRGRLSPWYMPY, encoded by the exons ATGTTTGGACTTGGGGCAAG CCCCCAGTTCCCTGACGCTGAATCCTGGTGGCACAACCCTCCGTCTCTAGCCACTGCCAATTCCCCCTGGGATGCGACTGAAATCTCAGCTTGGCAGAAGCACCTGGAAGAAGAGACCAAGCTGAGTCCTCTGGAAGGAGATACAAAGGAGCTCCTGGAAGTGGAAGACCCT GAACTGGAGGCTATCAAGGCCAGGGTCCGTGagatggagaaggaagaggagtggctgcaggagctgcaggCTGAAGCAAAGAACCTCATCATGAGATCAGAGGCAG ATCTTGGTTTGCCTCCGATAACTCCGGAAAAAATGGAAGTTGACCAGCGCTCTGTCTACGTGGGAAAT GTGGATTACGGTGGAAGCGCAGAAGAGCTGGAGTCCCATTTCAACAGCTGCGGTCAGATCAACAGAGTTACTATCCTCTGCGACAAGTTCTCCGGTCATCCTAAAGG GTATGCCTACATTGAGTTTGCTGACAAGAGTTCTGTGAAGGCTGCTGTGGAGCTGGGCGAGAGCACCTTCAGAGGCCGTATCATCAAG GTGTTGCCCAAGAGGACCAACATGCCAGGGATCAGCTCCACGGACCGGGGCGGTTCCCGGGGTGGTTTCCATGGCCGGGGGGCTCTGCCTCGCCGCTCCAATTTCTGTGGAGGGCAGCGTTTAAGGCCACGTGGAAGGGTGTACAG GGGCCGTGGAAGACTCTCTCCTTGGTACATGCCTTACTAG
- the TRAPPC2L gene encoding trafficking protein particle complex subunit 2-like protein isoform X2 produces the protein MRNYPLYIKSIPTENELKFHYTVHTSLDVVDEKISAMGKALVDQRELYLGLLYPTEDYKVYGYVTNSKVKFVMVVDSSNTALRDNEIRSMFRKLHNSFTDVMCNPFYNPGDQIQSRAFDNMVTSMMVQVC, from the exons ATGAGG AACTATCCTCTGTACATCAAGAGCATTCCGACAGAAAATGAACTGAAGTTCCACTACACAGTCCACACGTCTCTTGATGTTGTGGATGAGAAAATCTCTGCTATGGGAAAAGCTCTTGTGGACCAGAGAGAGCTCTACCTGGGGTTGCTCTACCCAACTGAAGACTACAAAGT ATATGGCTACGTGACCAATTCCAAGGTGAAGTTTGTGATGGTGGTGGATTCTTCCAACACGGCACTCAGGGACAACGAAATCCGCAGT ATGTTCAGGAAGCTGCACAATTCCTTCACAGATGTCATGTGCAACCCCTTTTATAATCCTGGGGACCAGATCCAATCCAG GGCCTTTGACAACATGGTGACATCCATGATGGTGCAAGTTTGTTGA
- the TRAPPC2L gene encoding trafficking protein particle complex subunit 2-like protein isoform X1, whose amino-acid sequence MAVCIAVIAKENYPLYIKSIPTENELKFHYTVHTSLDVVDEKISAMGKALVDQRELYLGLLYPTEDYKVYGYVTNSKVKFVMVVDSSNTALRDNEIRSMFRKLHNSFTDVMCNPFYNPGDQIQSRAFDNMVTSMMVQVC is encoded by the exons ATGGCGGTTTGTATTGCTGTGATCGCCAAGGAG AACTATCCTCTGTACATCAAGAGCATTCCGACAGAAAATGAACTGAAGTTCCACTACACAGTCCACACGTCTCTTGATGTTGTGGATGAGAAAATCTCTGCTATGGGAAAAGCTCTTGTGGACCAGAGAGAGCTCTACCTGGGGTTGCTCTACCCAACTGAAGACTACAAAGT ATATGGCTACGTGACCAATTCCAAGGTGAAGTTTGTGATGGTGGTGGATTCTTCCAACACGGCACTCAGGGACAACGAAATCCGCAGT ATGTTCAGGAAGCTGCACAATTCCTTCACAGATGTCATGTGCAACCCCTTTTATAATCCTGGGGACCAGATCCAATCCAG GGCCTTTGACAACATGGTGACATCCATGATGGTGCAAGTTTGTTGA